The nucleotide sequence GCCGAAAAGGCGGTGCGGCTCCTACCCGAGGAAAGCCAGCGGCTTCTGGCGCTGCGCGAGCGGCTGGAGCGGAGGCTGCTGGCCCTCGAAGGGGTGGAGCTCAACGGTCACCCCACCCAAAGAAGTCCCAAGCACGTAAACGTGACCGCCAGGGGGGCGGATGGGGAGGGGCTCCTGCTCAACCTCGACCTTCTGGGGGTGGCGGTCTCCTCGGGCTCGGCCTGCAGCAGCGGCAGCCTCGAGCCCTCCCACGTGCTGCTGGCCTTGGGGCGCAGCCGGGAGGATGCCAGGGCCTCGGTGCGCTTCAGCCTGGGGCGCTTCACCACCGAGGAGGAGGTGGAGGCTGCTGCCCGGGCCTTTGCCGAGGCCCTGGCCCGCTCGAGGCCCGCCCCTGCCTAGGGGGGCAGCAAAGCCGGGTTGGTGGTGAAGCTGGTGTCGGTAAGGGACTCGAGGAAGGCCACCAGGTCGTCTATCTCCGCCTCGCTCAGGCCCAGCGGGCGAATCAGGGGGTCGGCGTTCAGGTTGGGCTCGCCCCCCCGGTTGTAGTGCTCCACCACCTCGCGCAGGGTCTTCTTGGAGCCGTCGTGCATGTAGGGAGCGGTCAGGGCCACGTTGCGCAGGGTGGGGGTCTTGAACTTGCCCACGTCCTCATCACGTCCGGTGGCCTGGGCCAGCCCGATGTCCTTGTAAACGGTATAAAGCCCGTTGTTGCGGGGCTCGTCGTCGGTGAAGTCGGGGCCCACATGGCAGTGGAAGCAGTCCCCCCGCTCGCTGAAGAACAATTCCATCCCGCGCAGGGCCGCCTCGGAAAGGGCCTGGTCGTCGCCAGCCTGGTAGCGGTCGAAGGGGCTATTGAAGGAGAGCAGGGTGCGCTCGAAGGCGGCGATGGCAAAGGCCACCGTCCTGAGCGAGGGAGGCTCGCCGAAGACCTCCTGGAAGGCCCGGGCGTACTCGGGAATGGCCGAGAGCCGCGCGGCGAGCTCCTCGGGCTCCATGCCCATCTCGTGGTGGGCGGTGAGGGGGCCTACCGCCTGGAGCTCGAGCCGGGGCGAGCGCCCCTCCCAAAAAAGGCGCTGCCGAAAGGCCACGTTGGTCAGGGTAGGGGCATTGCGGCTCCCCTTGCGGCCAAACACCCCGGTGCTCACCGGGTTGCCTCCGTCGCTGAAGGCGAACTCGGGCCTGTGGCAGCTCGCGCAGGCCACCCGACCATCCTTGGAAAGCCTGGGGTCGTAGAAAAGCCGCCGGCCCAGCTCCACCTTGGCCGGGGTCTGGGGGTTGTCGGGCGGGATGGGCACCGCCCGGGGCCCGGCCAGGGTCCGGGGGTCGGGGGGAAGGTGCAGGACTGCCGGGGTTACCGCGGGGCGCTCCAGGGCCAGAAGGCCGAGGCCCAGAAGCACCAGCGCCCATCCCCGCCGCATCCTCACTCCCCCAAGCTGAAAGCGTCGAGCATGTTGTGGTACACCACCGACATCCAGGGGCGCGTCTGGGGGCTCAGGCCGTGGAGCTGGCGCAGGGCGGGCTCCCGCCAGTCCAGGAAAACCCCCCCAGGCCCAGGCCAGAAGGCCCGCCCCAGGTCGAGGTTGAGGACAAGGACCGCCCCGCGGGGAGGAATCTCCAGCCGCACCCGGCGCATCTGCAGGTCGTGCAGGCGCACCGGAAGGCGAAAGGCATCGGTGCCCATGTGGATGACCCACTTCCGGCTGCCCTCGGGCAGAAAGGCGGTGCCCTCGAGGCGGTAGAAGATATAGCCCGGGTTCCAGGCCCAGTACATCCCCGAGTTGATGCCCAGCGGCCAGGCCTGGGTGGCGGCGTCCTGGTGGTTGAGCTCCCGCGGCACCCCCACATCGAAGCGCAGGCCCCGGTACTCCCCGGGCGGTGCCTCGAAGCGCATCAGGGGCACCCCCTGGGTGGGCGCACTGGGCTTGAACTCAGCCAGCACCAGCCCCTCCACCCGCACCTCGCGG is from Meiothermus sp. QL-1 and encodes:
- a CDS encoding MbnP family protein, which encodes MRPLVWLGAVLLAGGLAAPVELRLSLRVGDQAFAWGRTYQTPQGQRYRIDLLKFYLSDLALVRPDGREVRVEGLVLAEFKPSAPTQGVPLMRFEAPPGEYRGLRFDVGVPRELNHQDAATQAWPLGINSGMYWAWNPGYIFYRLEGTAFLPEGSRKWVIHMGTDAFRLPVRLHDLQMRRVRLEIPPRGAVLVLNLDLGRAFWPGPGGVFLDWREPALRQLHGLSPQTRPWMSVVYHNMLDAFSLGE
- a CDS encoding cytochrome-c peroxidase, whose amino-acid sequence is MRRGWALVLLGLGLLALERPAVTPAVLHLPPDPRTLAGPRAVPIPPDNPQTPAKVELGRRLFYDPRLSKDGRVACASCHRPEFAFSDGGNPVSTGVFGRKGSRNAPTLTNVAFRQRLFWEGRSPRLELQAVGPLTAHHEMGMEPEELAARLSAIPEYARAFQEVFGEPPSLRTVAFAIAAFERTLLSFNSPFDRYQAGDDQALSEAALRGMELFFSERGDCFHCHVGPDFTDDEPRNNGLYTVYKDIGLAQATGRDEDVGKFKTPTLRNVALTAPYMHDGSKKTLREVVEHYNRGGEPNLNADPLIRPLGLSEAEIDDLVAFLESLTDTSFTTNPALLPP